From one Leptospira licerasiae serovar Varillal str. VAR 010 genomic stretch:
- a CDS encoding CoA-transferase: MPQESKHLTTKILSDPDSLVREFVKPGMYLHLATTMSRPNALIYSLSRVFEGTDPEFTISVAGIHSSAHCLALSGIVKKMITGFAGDNYPKPSPNSLYKDLMRGKPFELELWSLLTLVQRLMAGAMKLPGFVSNSLVGSDLITDKLGKTAFLYHKPTEGNPYGEAASPHLDSESRGTKEKDMVVLLPLCPDITLVHGVVADEDGNIVLSQPGGEGAWGALAATKGVIATVEKIVPRGTVPPELVHIPSSKVLGIAPARFGAHPQSLRVQDFPEIPAFEGVESYLDDYEFQMEANKAVSIPAKAEKWYKENVMLSGGHEEYLDLIGEVRLRRLKMTPPEHSLSSPENPKTVNDSEQMIILAARAIIEKVKTKGYKTILAGIGAAHMAAWTAAKLLEKEGIHINIVAELGFYGMKPFAGDVFLFSQLHTEHCSMLSDIVSILGTIVPDDCLGVIGAAEVDWFGNINSVLDGKGNFLVGSGGANDIVSTADTIVVAKANRFRFVRKVKHITSPGDRVVEAVCQFGRFQRASFSDHPFELSSWLAPASDEEMESEEAVLRYTLWLPPDEELPITQEPAVNSDELTALRELDPERIYTEQFMVYTRLP, translated from the coding sequence ATGCCACAAGAATCGAAACATCTAACTACTAAGATTCTTTCCGATCCTGATTCCCTTGTACGGGAATTTGTCAAGCCCGGTATGTACTTACACTTGGCCACTACCATGTCTAGGCCAAACGCACTTATCTATTCTCTCTCCAGAGTTTTTGAAGGAACGGATCCTGAGTTCACCATCAGCGTCGCTGGTATTCATTCCAGCGCTCATTGTTTAGCTCTTTCCGGCATCGTAAAAAAGATGATCACAGGTTTTGCGGGAGATAATTATCCTAAGCCTAGTCCAAACAGTTTGTATAAAGACTTGATGAGAGGAAAACCTTTCGAGTTGGAACTTTGGTCCCTTCTCACTCTGGTACAAAGATTAATGGCGGGAGCCATGAAACTTCCCGGTTTTGTTTCCAACTCTTTGGTAGGATCCGACCTAATTACGGACAAGTTAGGTAAGACTGCATTCTTATATCATAAACCTACCGAAGGAAATCCTTACGGAGAAGCTGCAAGTCCTCATCTAGATTCGGAAAGCAGAGGGACCAAAGAAAAAGACATGGTAGTACTTCTTCCTCTCTGCCCGGACATCACATTGGTCCATGGAGTAGTGGCGGACGAAGACGGAAACATTGTACTTTCTCAACCGGGAGGGGAAGGAGCCTGGGGCGCGCTTGCAGCCACAAAAGGTGTGATCGCTACCGTGGAAAAGATCGTACCAAGAGGAACAGTTCCTCCCGAACTAGTACATATACCTAGTTCAAAAGTTTTAGGGATAGCTCCGGCAAGATTTGGAGCTCATCCTCAATCATTAAGAGTGCAGGATTTTCCGGAGATCCCTGCTTTCGAAGGTGTGGAATCTTATTTGGATGATTACGAATTCCAAATGGAGGCCAATAAGGCGGTAAGCATTCCCGCTAAGGCAGAAAAATGGTATAAAGAAAATGTAATGTTGTCCGGGGGTCACGAAGAATATCTGGACCTGATAGGAGAAGTTAGGCTTAGACGTTTGAAGATGACTCCTCCGGAACATTCTCTCTCTTCTCCCGAAAATCCTAAAACGGTAAACGATTCGGAACAGATGATCATTCTTGCCGCAAGAGCGATCATAGAGAAGGTCAAGACGAAAGGATACAAAACAATTCTCGCGGGGATCGGAGCCGCACATATGGCTGCTTGGACAGCGGCCAAACTTCTGGAAAAAGAAGGGATCCATATCAATATCGTCGCAGAACTTGGGTTTTACGGAATGAAACCTTTTGCCGGTGATGTTTTTCTTTTCAGCCAACTTCATACCGAGCATTGTTCCATGTTGTCCGATATCGTGAGCATATTAGGAACGATCGTACCGGATGATTGTTTGGGAGTGATCGGCGCTGCGGAAGTAGACTGGTTTGGAAATATAAACTCAGTATTAGATGGAAAAGGAAACTTCTTAGTAGGTTCGGGAGGAGCGAACGATATCGTATCCACTGCGGACACAATCGTAGTAGCTAAGGCAAACCGTTTTAGATTTGTGAGAAAAGTAAAACATATCACTTCTCCCGGAGACAGAGTGGTAGAAGCAGTTTGTCAATTCGGTAGATTCCAAAGGGCTTCTTTTTCGGACCATCCTTTCGAATTGAGTTCCTGGCTTGCACCCGCATCCGACGAGGAGATGGAATCGGAAGAAGCCGTTCTAAGATACACACTTTGGCTCCCTCCTGACGAGGAACTTCCGATCACTCAAGAACCAGCAGTCAATTCCGACGAATTGACTGCTCTTAGAGAGTTGGATCCGGAAAGAATTTATACAGAACAGTTTATGGTGTATACCCGTTTGCCTTAA
- a CDS encoding SiaB family protein kinase — MENEVINLFKTYQETSEYNLLVSFKGRLSQEVLTELGSMIRTSLSTESKIKKIFAVFIELAQNMLHYSAERKINEEQKDAGVGILIVRENSVGYHVASGNLVLNEKIEFLTERIQKINSMSKDELKSFYQQQLRSERPEDSKGAGVGLIDIARKSDGPLVFRFDKLDGKLSFFTISAFFTKEN; from the coding sequence ATGGAAAATGAAGTCATAAATCTATTTAAGACTTATCAGGAAACCAGCGAATACAATCTGCTCGTATCCTTTAAGGGCAGACTGTCCCAGGAAGTTCTAACCGAATTAGGATCTATGATCCGGACTTCTTTGAGCACGGAATCCAAAATAAAAAAAATTTTTGCGGTATTTATTGAATTAGCGCAAAATATGCTGCACTACTCCGCTGAGCGAAAAATTAACGAAGAGCAGAAAGATGCAGGCGTAGGTATCCTCATAGTAAGGGAAAATTCGGTTGGCTACCATGTTGCTTCGGGAAATTTGGTACTAAACGAGAAGATCGAGTTTTTGACCGAAAGGATCCAAAAAATCAACTCCATGAGTAAGGACGAATTAAAGTCCTTCTACCAACAGCAACTTAGATCGGAGAGGCCGGAAGATAGCAAAGGAGCAGGTGTGGGATTAATCGATATCGCCAGGAAGTCAGACGGACCTCTGGTGTTTCGTTTCGACAAATTGGATGGTAAACTGTCCTTTTTTACAATCTCCGCATTCTTTACGAAGGAAAACTAA
- a CDS encoding protein kinase domain-containing protein: MIVTGFELKERLNAESASEVYKAVRKEDSKSVIIKFLPVLDELHPSVVNLRNEFEILNLLSSGYFVKPIKFEKLQDGFALFMDFVPGGSLKDFISKKPMTLSDFFPIAIQLAERLSEIHSKKIIHKDLKPENIIFNKDEKQVRIIDFGISTRLNKEETSWSAPNILEGSIHYVSPEQTGRMNRSVDYRSDFYSLGITYYEMLLGKLPFDGDDLLQLVHSHLAKIPASPKEARSEIPTVLSEIIMKLLAKNAEDRYQTARGLQGDLEKAYALWKEKTDFPSFPLAQTDFSTEFKIPQKLYGRDEYIKTLLDEFKSVATNGRSRMVLIGGYSGVGKSSLVKEINKPLTESKGYFISGKFDQYNRNLPFSAIIQVFSSLVELILTESPERIEAWKSKIKKAVGANGKVVTDVIPELEIIIGKQDPVPELGPQENANRFYIVFQNFIKVFASPDHPLAIFLDDMQWADTASLELLKNLMEDVTVNYLFIILAYRDNEVDSAHPFQVLLDTLEKEGLDPYKIVLQPLALKDVRQLLSDSLYISEDKTAELAEIVHSKTGGNPFFIGELLKQLAKEDSVYFDQGSGKPGEGVWKWDIAKIRNTKISDNVVELLVNRIRKLSPKIQETLELAACIGSSFDLALLTRILETDYKTALSSLQETIAEELIVPIGENYRLAESFEETAANKDKNYQTAKTVTFRFQHDRVQQAAYEIIEEEKKKKIRLQLGRFLIEGADTKHIEDNIFDIANHMNIGSGLITEPAEKLKLAQLDLIAGKKAKNSTAYKPALSYIAKARELLFLLPEASQGDDALWNAKYELCYSIFRELGETQYLTGNFDDSQKTIDTLLKYARSPIEKADACNLLIIQYSALGKFDLALPMIIKALQPLGVDIPEKDHEKVTEEEIEIVNKALEGKTVDSLLDLPLIQKQEQIMAVNLLISAIPTVYNFALSLFPIVSLKMVNLFLKYGNLSDPYGYSMYAILLTSGFQQYRRGYEFAELAIKVSEKYKNPSGITKAANILANYTTPFVRHLKYSEEINHRGIQASLESGEFLHGGYCAMNDAVNVVLQSKNLELVKPKIDGLLKFTRKVKNNLAIDTVLASALVVSNLRGKTPSHLEFSTDEMSENDYIELCNSHQSPFPVCLFKIMKARTLLSYGEAESALKELEESESMLGFISGQIAVEEHAYLYSLAMAANYKLSTQEQKAKFLERIKKNQQKLKILSENAPENFEHKYLLVEAELSRLEYKNWKAAKTYEQAVQLAGKNEYYNDEALAAELASKFWFSKGSAKIGSQYIAEAYQKYGRWGATKKQELLKAKFPEFIREKGRDTFRTTRTIGTLSTRTASATEVYSGQTLDFQSILKSSTAISGEIKLESLLDTLMQISIENVGAEKGVMILRRDGKLFVEAEGSTTDDEVRVLQGIPIQESKNIPISVIYYVERTKEDLVLRNAFADEKFNKDPYIRERKTKSVLCSPIIKQGELIGILYLENNLSEAAFTSDRLQTISILSSQAAISIDNALLYANLESKVAERTKELAQANDDLALKNQHITDSITYSLNIQQAILPSSEVLGSSLSDYFVVFRPKDIVSGDFYWFSKQEDAIYIASVDCTGHGVPGALMSMIGNTLLNQIVNEIGITDPGSILEQLHEKVRQALKQDMDQTNSRDGMDLCLLKIEGNNLYFAGAKRPIFIGKGGVLTEIKGDRFSIGGRQKEETRKFTTHSIPLEKGIRTSVYLTTDGFMDQPNPDRQKIGTKGLLNFLSGIEHLSGEEQKERLESFLLAHQNGEAQRDDITLVGIILGGR; the protein is encoded by the coding sequence ATGATCGTAACAGGGTTCGAACTAAAAGAAAGACTGAATGCCGAATCTGCGTCCGAAGTTTATAAAGCTGTTCGTAAAGAGGACAGCAAGTCCGTTATCATCAAATTTCTTCCTGTTTTGGACGAATTACATCCTTCGGTGGTCAATCTTAGGAATGAATTCGAGATCCTAAATTTACTTTCTTCCGGTTATTTTGTTAAACCGATCAAATTCGAAAAACTGCAAGATGGGTTCGCACTTTTTATGGACTTCGTGCCTGGAGGTTCCTTAAAGGATTTTATCTCCAAAAAGCCGATGACCCTTTCGGACTTTTTCCCGATCGCAATCCAACTGGCGGAAAGGCTGAGCGAGATCCATTCCAAAAAGATCATACATAAGGACTTAAAGCCGGAAAATATAATATTCAATAAGGATGAAAAACAAGTCCGTATCATAGACTTCGGAATTTCCACCAGATTGAATAAGGAAGAGACTTCCTGGTCTGCGCCGAATATTCTAGAAGGTTCCATCCATTACGTTTCTCCAGAACAAACAGGAAGGATGAACCGTTCCGTAGATTACAGAAGCGATTTTTATTCTTTAGGGATCACTTACTATGAGATGTTGCTCGGAAAATTGCCGTTCGACGGAGACGATCTTTTACAATTAGTACATTCTCATTTGGCAAAGATCCCTGCATCTCCTAAGGAAGCAAGATCGGAGATCCCTACAGTACTTTCAGAAATTATAATGAAGCTTCTTGCAAAAAATGCGGAAGATAGATACCAAACTGCAAGAGGGCTCCAAGGAGATTTGGAGAAGGCATACGCTCTTTGGAAAGAAAAGACCGATTTTCCTTCTTTCCCTCTTGCCCAAACCGATTTTTCCACCGAATTCAAGATCCCTCAGAAACTTTACGGAAGGGACGAGTATATTAAAACACTTTTGGACGAATTCAAATCCGTTGCCACAAACGGAAGATCCAGAATGGTTCTGATCGGAGGTTATTCAGGTGTGGGAAAATCCTCACTTGTAAAAGAGATCAATAAGCCTCTCACGGAATCCAAAGGTTATTTTATCTCGGGAAAATTCGACCAGTACAATCGTAACCTCCCATTCTCCGCCATTATCCAAGTATTTTCCAGCTTGGTGGAATTGATCCTAACAGAATCTCCGGAAAGGATCGAGGCCTGGAAGAGTAAGATCAAAAAAGCGGTCGGTGCCAATGGAAAAGTAGTTACCGACGTGATCCCGGAACTCGAGATCATTATTGGGAAACAGGATCCTGTCCCTGAACTTGGTCCGCAAGAAAATGCAAACCGTTTTTATATAGTATTCCAAAACTTTATCAAGGTTTTTGCAAGTCCCGATCATCCGCTTGCGATCTTCCTGGACGATATGCAGTGGGCGGACACCGCTTCCTTAGAACTTCTAAAAAATCTAATGGAAGACGTAACAGTAAATTATCTTTTCATCATATTGGCCTACAGAGACAACGAGGTGGACTCCGCCCATCCTTTCCAAGTATTATTGGACACTTTGGAAAAAGAGGGATTGGATCCTTATAAGATCGTTCTTCAACCTTTGGCTCTAAAGGACGTAAGACAATTACTCTCCGACAGTCTTTATATTTCGGAAGATAAAACCGCCGAACTCGCAGAGATCGTTCATTCCAAAACCGGAGGAAACCCTTTCTTTATCGGGGAACTTCTGAAACAACTCGCCAAGGAAGACTCCGTCTATTTCGACCAGGGTTCCGGAAAACCGGGAGAAGGAGTCTGGAAATGGGACATCGCCAAGATCAGAAACACTAAAATTTCGGATAACGTTGTAGAACTTTTAGTGAATAGGATCCGTAAACTTTCTCCTAAGATCCAAGAAACTTTGGAATTGGCTGCATGTATCGGGAGTAGTTTCGATCTGGCGCTTCTCACCAGAATTTTAGAAACGGATTATAAAACGGCCCTTAGTTCTTTGCAGGAAACGATCGCGGAAGAATTGATCGTTCCGATCGGAGAAAATTATCGCCTTGCAGAATCTTTCGAAGAAACTGCTGCGAATAAGGACAAAAATTACCAAACTGCTAAAACGGTAACTTTCCGATTCCAGCACGATAGAGTCCAACAAGCGGCTTACGAAATCATAGAAGAAGAAAAGAAAAAGAAGATCCGCTTACAATTAGGAAGGTTCCTGATAGAAGGAGCGGATACCAAGCATATCGAAGACAATATTTTCGATATTGCAAATCATATGAATATCGGCTCGGGTCTTATCACCGAACCTGCCGAAAAATTGAAGCTGGCCCAGCTTGATTTAATCGCTGGGAAGAAGGCCAAAAATTCCACCGCATACAAACCTGCCCTATCATATATAGCAAAGGCAAGAGAGCTACTCTTCTTACTTCCGGAAGCTTCTCAAGGAGATGACGCTCTCTGGAATGCCAAGTATGAGCTTTGTTATTCTATCTTTAGAGAATTAGGCGAAACCCAATACCTTACCGGAAATTTTGACGATTCTCAAAAAACTATAGATACACTTTTGAAATACGCAAGATCTCCGATCGAAAAAGCGGACGCTTGTAATCTTCTCATCATCCAATATTCCGCTCTTGGAAAATTCGACCTTGCTCTTCCTATGATCATCAAGGCTCTCCAACCTTTAGGTGTGGATATTCCTGAAAAAGATCATGAAAAAGTCACCGAAGAAGAGATAGAGATCGTAAACAAGGCCTTGGAAGGAAAGACTGTGGACTCCTTGTTGGACCTCCCACTGATCCAGAAACAAGAACAGATCATGGCGGTGAATCTTTTGATCAGCGCTATTCCCACAGTTTACAATTTCGCGTTATCGCTTTTTCCGATCGTTTCCTTAAAGATGGTAAATCTATTTTTGAAGTATGGAAACCTTTCCGATCCGTACGGATATTCCATGTATGCGATCCTTCTCACTTCAGGATTCCAACAATATAGAAGAGGTTACGAATTCGCGGAACTTGCCATTAAGGTCAGCGAAAAGTATAAAAACCCGAGCGGTATCACCAAAGCCGCAAATATTCTCGCAAACTATACGACTCCTTTCGTAAGGCATTTAAAATATTCGGAAGAGATCAATCATAGAGGGATCCAAGCCAGCTTAGAATCCGGAGAATTTCTTCACGGCGGTTACTGCGCAATGAACGACGCAGTGAATGTGGTCCTTCAATCCAAAAATCTAGAATTAGTAAAACCTAAAATAGACGGTCTTTTAAAATTCACCCGTAAGGTAAAAAATAACTTAGCGATCGATACCGTTCTCGCATCCGCATTGGTGGTATCCAATCTAAGAGGAAAAACTCCTTCCCATTTGGAATTCTCCACAGATGAAATGAGCGAGAATGATTATATAGAACTATGTAATTCTCACCAGAGTCCCTTCCCTGTTTGTCTTTTTAAGATAATGAAAGCCAGAACTCTTCTCAGCTATGGAGAAGCGGAAAGTGCATTGAAAGAGTTGGAAGAATCGGAAAGTATGTTAGGATTCATCTCCGGTCAGATCGCTGTAGAAGAGCATGCATATCTATATTCTTTGGCAATGGCTGCAAATTACAAACTTTCTACCCAAGAACAAAAGGCTAAGTTCTTAGAAAGGATTAAGAAGAACCAACAGAAACTAAAAATACTTTCAGAAAACGCGCCTGAAAACTTCGAACATAAATATCTTTTGGTAGAAGCAGAACTTTCAAGATTAGAATACAAAAACTGGAAAGCTGCTAAAACTTACGAACAAGCCGTACAACTTGCCGGCAAAAACGAATATTATAATGACGAGGCTTTAGCGGCGGAACTCGCATCCAAATTCTGGTTCTCCAAAGGAAGCGCCAAGATCGGATCCCAGTACATCGCAGAAGCTTACCAAAAATACGGAAGATGGGGAGCCACGAAAAAGCAGGAGCTTCTCAAAGCAAAATTCCCGGAATTCATCCGAGAAAAAGGAAGAGATACTTTCCGCACTACCCGTACAATCGGGACTTTAAGCACAAGGACAGCTTCCGCAACGGAAGTTTATTCAGGGCAAACTTTAGATTTCCAATCCATTCTGAAAAGTTCCACCGCAATCTCCGGGGAGATCAAACTTGAATCCTTATTGGATACCTTGATGCAGATCTCCATAGAGAACGTAGGCGCGGAAAAAGGTGTCATGATCCTGAGAAGGGACGGAAAACTTTTCGTGGAAGCGGAAGGTAGCACAACGGACGACGAGGTCAGAGTACTCCAAGGGATACCTATCCAAGAAAGCAAAAATATACCGATTAGCGTTATCTATTACGTGGAGAGAACCAAAGAAGATCTGGTGCTGCGTAACGCATTTGCTGACGAAAAGTTCAACAAGGATCCGTATATTAGAGAAAGGAAAACAAAATCCGTTCTATGTTCTCCGATCATCAAGCAAGGAGAACTGATAGGTATATTATATTTGGAGAATAATCTTTCCGAGGCGGCATTCACTTCGGATAGACTTCAGACTATCTCCATCCTATCTTCCCAGGCAGCGATTTCCATCGATAATGCATTACTTTACGCGAATTTGGAAAGCAAGGTCGCAGAAAGAACGAAAGAATTAGCTCAAGCCAACGACGATCTGGCATTAAAAAACCAGCATATTACGGATAGTATTACATATTCATTGAATATTCAGCAGGCTATTTTACCTTCTTCTGAAGTATTGGGAAGCTCACTTTCAGATTATTTTGTGGTATTCCGTCCGAAAGATATAGTATCCGGAGATTTTTACTGGTTTTCAAAACAGGAAGATGCAATATATATCGCATCAGTAGATTGTACCGGGCACGGAGTTCCGGGAGCTCTTATGTCCATGATTGGAAATACTTTGCTTAATCAGATCGTGAACGAAATCGGCATTACGGATCCGGGATCTATTTTAGAACAACTGCATGAAAAGGTAAGACAAGCCCTCAAACAGGACATGGACCAGACAAATTCCAGAGACGGAATGGATCTTTGTTTACTAAAGATCGAAGGAAACAATTTATACTTTGCGGGAGCAAAACGGCCTATTTTTATTGGAAAAGGCGGAGTCTTGACCGAAATTAAAGGAGATAGATTCTCGATCGGCGGCAGGCAAAAAGAAGAAACGCGAAAATTTACTACACACTCCATTCCCTTAGAAAAAGGAATACGTACGAGTGTTTATTTAACCACGGACGGTTTTATGGACCAGCCGAATCCTGACCGACAAAAAATTGGTACCAAAGGATTGTTAAACTTCTTAAGCGGGATAGAACATCTTTCCGGTGAAGAACAAAAAGAACGTTTAGAATCCTTCCTGTTAGCCCACCAAAACGGAGAGGCCCAACGGGACGACATAACACTAGTCGGCATAATACTGGGGGGAAGATAA
- a CDS encoding ketoacyl-ACP synthase III, producing the protein MANSKNLVSNGVAITGIGHYLPERIVTNDEIRPRLKYPEMHPAEKAVIGNIGVTERRRANEKETAQFMAAETSKMILKDAGKKPEDVDLFILANWTDRLYLPDLAPQASKLAGTSNALAFDISTACTGFVHGVQMGSAFLSSGKFKNALVIGSERFSVRTRMGGYGEFTAGDAAAGVLLEYTGNKEFGIIDSFLKDDGDLASIIETGPGPNFYVKSYPELVTNAADLTLSAMDDLLKKNNVSLEDINWVIPHPGTDVVVQDVLKRTKFPREKILLNFERVGNTSAASIPIVLSEYYYKGIVKKGDLILSPAVGAGFYWGGLLYRL; encoded by the coding sequence ATGGCGAATTCTAAAAACCTAGTTTCGAACGGGGTGGCGATTACTGGGATCGGACATTATCTCCCGGAAAGGATCGTCACTAACGATGAAATTCGCCCTAGATTAAAATATCCTGAAATGCATCCCGCCGAAAAAGCAGTCATCGGCAACATAGGTGTAACGGAAAGAAGAAGGGCAAACGAAAAAGAGACCGCCCAGTTCATGGCTGCAGAAACCTCCAAAATGATCCTAAAAGACGCGGGAAAAAAACCGGAGGATGTGGACTTATTCATTCTGGCCAACTGGACGGATCGCCTTTATTTGCCGGATCTGGCTCCTCAGGCTTCCAAACTTGCAGGAACTTCCAACGCATTAGCATTCGATATTTCTACCGCTTGCACTGGATTCGTTCACGGTGTTCAAATGGGATCAGCATTCTTAAGTAGTGGTAAATTTAAGAACGCGCTCGTGATCGGTAGCGAAAGATTTTCCGTTAGGACCAGAATGGGCGGTTACGGAGAATTTACTGCGGGTGATGCGGCTGCTGGAGTCCTACTGGAGTATACCGGAAACAAAGAATTCGGAATTATAGATTCCTTCCTAAAGGATGACGGGGATCTTGCCAGCATCATAGAAACAGGACCAGGGCCGAATTTTTACGTAAAAAGTTATCCGGAACTTGTGACCAACGCCGCGGATCTTACGCTTTCTGCGATGGATGATCTATTAAAGAAAAATAATGTCTCATTAGAGGATATAAATTGGGTCATTCCACATCCAGGAACGGACGTTGTGGTCCAGGACGTTCTTAAAAGAACAAAATTTCCTAGAGAAAAAATACTTTTGAATTTCGAAAGAGTAGGAAATACTTCCGCCGCATCCATTCCAATTGTATTATCCGAATATTATTATAAAGGGATCGTCAAAAAAGGCGATTTAATCCTTTCCCCTGCGGTTGGAGCCGGATTTTATTGGGGCGGTCTTTTGTATCGTCTCTGA
- a CDS encoding DUF1987 domain-containing protein codes for MESLHIQQTKTSPEIILESDKGLAEIIGESYPENAMAFYKPVFDWLSAIQAANKQIQFRFQMDYFNTSSSKVIMDILDNLQKYHDKGGKVEVEWLYKEDDEDMQETGEEFSSDLSLPFKMKSYK; via the coding sequence ATGGAATCCTTACATATACAACAGACTAAAACTTCACCGGAAATCATCTTAGAATCGGACAAGGGGCTCGCGGAAATTATCGGAGAATCTTATCCTGAAAACGCAATGGCGTTTTACAAACCAGTCTTTGATTGGTTGTCTGCGATCCAAGCTGCAAACAAACAGATCCAGTTCCGTTTTCAAATGGATTATTTTAACACCAGTTCTTCCAAAGTGATCATGGACATTCTAGACAATCTCCAGAAATATCATGACAAAGGCGGAAAGGTGGAAGTCGAGTGGCTTTATAAAGAAGACGACGAAGACATGCAGGAAACCGGAGAGGAATTCTCTTCCGATTTGTCCCTGCCTTTCAAAATGAAATCTTATAAATAA
- a CDS encoding adenylate/guanylate cyclase domain-containing protein yields MEKNETSKEQNTFFEQEFKLLSDAQAFLEDSNTKEDPKQKLKTLVGSYESLLKQSSKIMKIGDSTQHRLLKTQEALTDSNIMLEAAYMDLKLVTEIGKIITSSLEPKVIIQSVYENTKSIVPMDVLAFGTYDEEKKEIKYKFCVIDGRYVPAPSVDSLEEDNPSSYCVKQQKELITLDIEKDYPNYLADIRKHFGENSQSALYFPLKVEERLIGILTVHSYSKNAFQPNQLNILRTLANYVAIGVDNADAYRTLSKRNKELKDSLEKIEVLNKSIEEERQKSENLLLNILPRSIADRLKGGEGVIADYFPSSTVLFADIVGFSKLTTKIQTPTRLVEILNRIFTEFDVIADKYKLEKIKTIGDCYMLAGGIPVPTEDHAHKAAQAALDMIHRLDELKPELEFEFNVRIGLHTGEVVAGVIGKNKFVYDLWGDSVNTASRMESHGATGRIHVSESVYLSLKDKYNFEDRNVIEVKGKGPMHTYFLQGIK; encoded by the coding sequence GTGGAAAAGAACGAAACTTCGAAAGAGCAGAATACTTTTTTCGAGCAGGAATTTAAACTTCTCTCGGACGCTCAGGCTTTTTTAGAAGATTCGAATACCAAAGAGGATCCTAAACAAAAATTAAAAACCCTTGTAGGATCCTACGAGTCCCTTCTCAAACAATCTTCAAAGATCATGAAGATCGGGGACTCCACCCAGCATAGACTTCTCAAAACTCAGGAAGCATTAACCGATTCTAATATAATGTTAGAGGCCGCTTATATGGACCTCAAACTTGTAACTGAGATCGGAAAGATCATCACTTCTTCGCTCGAACCGAAAGTTATCATACAATCCGTATATGAGAATACCAAATCCATCGTTCCAATGGATGTTCTCGCATTCGGGACCTACGACGAAGAAAAAAAAGAGATCAAATATAAATTTTGCGTAATAGACGGTCGATATGTCCCCGCACCTTCTGTAGATTCTTTGGAAGAAGACAACCCTTCTTCTTATTGCGTTAAACAACAAAAAGAACTGATCACACTGGATATCGAAAAAGATTATCCTAATTATTTAGCGGATATCAGAAAACATTTCGGAGAAAACTCCCAATCTGCGTTATACTTTCCTCTCAAGGTAGAAGAACGCCTGATCGGGATACTCACAGTCCATAGTTATTCCAAAAACGCATTTCAGCCAAACCAACTGAATATTCTAAGGACCTTGGCGAACTATGTGGCAATCGGTGTGGATAACGCGGACGCCTACAGAACACTTTCCAAAAGAAACAAAGAATTAAAGGATTCTTTGGAAAAGATCGAAGTCCTGAACAAAAGTATAGAAGAAGAAAGACAGAAATCCGAAAACTTACTTCTGAACATTCTACCTAGAAGTATCGCGGATCGTTTAAAAGGAGGAGAAGGTGTTATCGCGGATTATTTTCCTTCTTCCACCGTATTATTCGCCGATATAGTCGGATTTTCCAAACTTACCACTAAAATCCAAACTCCTACCAGACTTGTAGAGATCTTGAACCGTATTTTTACTGAGTTCGACGTGATCGCCGACAAATATAAATTAGAAAAGATTAAAACAATAGGCGATTGTTATATGTTGGCCGGCGGTATTCCTGTTCCGACGGAAGACCACGCTCATAAGGCCGCCCAGGCTGCATTGGATATGATCCATCGTTTAGATGAATTAAAGCCTGAGCTGGAATTCGAGTTTAACGTTCGTATCGGTCTTCATACCGGAGAGGTTGTTGCTGGAGTGATCGGAAAGAACAAATTCGTGTACGATCTCTGGGGCGATTCCGTAAATACCGCCTCGCGCATGGAATCTCACGGGGCGACCGGAAGGATCCATGTTTCCGAATCCGTGTATCTTTCCTTAAAAGATAAGTATAATTTCGAAGATAGGAATGTGATCGAGGTAAAAGGAAAAGGCCCGATGCATACTTACTTCCTACAAGGCATTAAATAA